The DNA region CCGCGCGGAGACCTGTGACAGGTCGAATGTCACATCGAACCGGGCCGCCGTGCAGGCCCCCTGCCAGTCCCCGGCCGCACGCCGTTCGGCAGACGCCTCGATCATCCACCGCGGCACCGCGTACCGGTGGACCTGTCGTCGGCTCGCCCTTTCCTCCGGATCGAGGAAAGCCGCCACCGCGTCCTGGCTCACCGGTAGACGCTCCTGACCGCACGAAGGTCCGGGTGCGCACCGCGGTCCGGGCGCAGCCGCGCGGCGAAGGACCGCTTCACCTTGCGGGGGAGGCCAGGGCCCAACCCCACGTACTCCAGACGGGAGTCGGCGTCGACGGCGGCCAGCAGGGTCTTCGCACCACGCCCGGTGAGACCGGTGTGGCGCAGTTCCAGCCGCTGCAGGGGGCTGCCGCGCAGCGCACCGGCCAGCGCGTCGGCTCCGATGTCACCGGTGACATTGGACAGGGCCCCGAGGCTGCGTTCGGAGGGCGGCCGACCCAGATCCAGTCCTTCGATCCCGTCGAGCGCGTCGGCCAGGGCGCGCGCCCCGGCGGGCCCGATCCCGTTGCCGCCGAGGCCGAGCCGGATCGGACGGGCGGGGTCGGCGGCGGCCGCGAGCACGGCGGCCCCCGCGTCCCCGAGGCGGTTGGCCGGAAGGTACAGCTCCCGCACCCCCGCGTCCCGGATCAGTGCGGCCAGGAGCGGGGCGGCCTCGGCGCCGAGGCCATTGCCCCCGAGGAACAGCCGCTCGACGGGCCGGGGCCGCTGACTCAGTACGGCCAGCAGCGCCGCGAGGCCGTCTGTGGTGAGCCCGCTGTTCACCAGGTCGAGGGTGCGCAGCACGGTGTTGCGGCGAAGCATCGGGACGAGTGCCCGGACACCGGCGTCACCCACGGGATTGCGTTTCAGCCACAGCGCCGTGACGGTGTCGTCCTCGCTCAGTGCTCCGGCGAGCGCCATGACTCCGTCGGCTCCGATGCGATTGCAGCCGAGATAGACCGTCCGCAGCCCGTGGCCGCCCCGGCCCAGCGCGTCGGCGACGGCCCGCGCCCCTTCGTCCCCCAGCGAGTTGGTGCCGAGCAGCACATGCGTGGCGTGCGGGGAGTGAGCGACGGCGGGCATCACCCGGACCGCACCTGCGGCTCCCAGCCCCTGCTTGCAGAGGTCGACCCGTCCGTCCGCGCGCAGCGCGCCGAGCGCAAAGGCCTCGTCGGCCTCGACGGGGTGCTCTGCTGCCAGCCGCTCCAGCAGCGGATCCAGCAGAGCCGTGTCGGCGAGCGGAATGTCCGGGTGCTCGATCGCGGGACAGCGCACGGGCATCGGCTGCAACATCACTACTCCCCAGGTCCCCCCGCCGGCACCCGGCCAGGAGAGGGCGACCGCGTCCTCCGCCAGCTCGGGACGAACCGACGCCATCGACTTCTCTTCCACGAAAAGGTGGCAAGACCGGTCGGATTCGAACCGACGTCCTCCAGCTTGCTGCTAGGGCGCGACGACCTCTGCGCTACAGCCTTGCCACGCGTGATCCTAGCCGCAGCGGCTCCAAAATCGCGCACCAGTGCCTCCGCTGAAGAATGGTCTGAACCTCTTGACGAAGTTGGTCCAGACCATTTAGTTCCCCCGTGCTCCGTGGCACCAAGGAATCCCGCTCCCCCTCAGGACCGCCTCACCGGTCCCTGCCTCAAGGGAGAACCCCATGTTCGAGCACATGACACTCAGACGGAGAACGGCGACCGCCCTCGTCGCCGTTCTCGGACTGCTCCTCGCGCTGCTTTCCCTGCAGGTCGCACCCGCGCACGCGGCGGGCAAGCTGACGGCCACCTTCAACTCGGCCGACAACGGCTCGTGGTGGAAGGGGACTTGCGTCCTGCACACGCGGTGCTGGGGCCGCCCGCAGCGGACGACCAGGACCCCTACGACTTCCACTTCAGTGCCGATGCCGCCATCAAGGCCTACACGGACGCGGGCGTCGAGCCCCGCAAGCTGACGCTGGGCATCCCGTTCTACGGCCGGGGCTGGCAGAACGTCGCCGATGGTGGAGCCGCCGGTGAATGTCAGTCGGCGGGTGGCGCCGCCCCCGGCCAGTTCGCGCAGGAGGCAGGGACCCGCGGCTACTCCAACCTCATTGGCGCGTACCCGACGATGACGGTCCATCACGACGAACAGTCGGTGTCGACGTACGGCTGCACCGGCAGTCAGTGGTGGTTCTTCGACGACACCTGGTCCATCGGCAAGAAGACCGACTACGTGAAGTCCAAGGGGCTGCTGGGGGTGATGATCTGGGAGATGTCGGGTGACACGTCACAGGGCACGTTGATGAACGCACTGGACACCGGCCTGAAGTAGCGGGCCCGGGGCCGACCGGCCGCCGGTTCGCGGAGACCCGACGGTTCCGCGAACCGGTCGTACGGCACCCGGGGTCAGGTGCCCTTCAGTGCGCCCTCCGCCGAGGTCAGGCAGCGCTCCGCCAATGCCGCGGGCCCCTGTGGCCCCGTGGCCGGGGCATCGCCGGCCGCCCAGGTCTCCACCGCGGCCCGCACCGCCGCGCCCGCGACCCCGGCCGTCAGCCGGATGTCCAGCGAATCCGTTCCGTCCGGGAGCCCGGCACGCGCCGAGAGCACCCTTGTCAGGGTGACGTCCGCGTCGTGGCACGCGTCGTTCCACACCGACTGGAGTGCCGGGCTGTCCGCCGCCATCCTCAGCAGCGACCGCACCCACTCCAGGGACTCCGAGGCCGCCGTGTCACCGGGGTCCGGAGTCAGCGCGCGCGCTGCCGCGTGCCGCAGCGCATCCGGCACCGACAGGTCGGCCGGGGCGCCCCGCACCGCCTCCACCCACTGCCGGGCCCCGGCAGCGAGCAGCGGGGTGATCGCCTCCTCCTTGGTCGCGAAGTAGCGGTAGAAGGTGCGCGGGGCGACGCCCGCGGCGCGCGCGATGTCCTCGGCGCGCGTGGTCCGCAGGCCGTGCTCCACGAAGAGCGCCGCCGCCGTACGGGCGATATCCAGCCGGGTCGCGGCCTTGCGCCGCTCCGTCAACGAGCCACCTTGCATGCGGATCAGGTTATGCCCTGAAGGCACTTCGCCCGGTGGGCAGAAGAGCGGGCAGAAGATGCCTGTATGGCAGAATCTGTCATAAGTGCATGTGCTGGACTAGCAAGAGGTGGCAAGAGCGGTGCGTCGGCGGCAGTTCCTTCTTCAGACAGCCGGCCTCGCCGGCACCACGGCCGCGTTCGGGCTCACCGGCTGCTCATCACGTCAGGACGTGGAGCTCGATCTCCTCGTGGCCAGCTACGACAAGAGCGTGGGCGCCTCGCTCAGCGACCAGTGGGACAGCATCGTCTCCGCCTTCGAGAAGCAGCACGCCGGCATAAAGATCAACCTTGAGCGGGTCCCGTTCAACAAGATCGACAAGACGCTCGCCCAGCGGGTCGAAGCGGGCCGGGCGCCCGACATCGCGCAGTCGAACGTCTTCGCGCCCTATGCCGAGGACGGCCGGCTCTACAACCTGAGCCAGCTGTTCGACATCGCCACCCAGGCCGACTTCATCCGGTCCTTCACCGAGGCGGGCACGGTCGACAACGCCACGTACGGGATCCCCTTCCTGGCCAGCACGCCCCGGCTCTTCTACAACAAGGAACTCTTCCGGCGGGCCCGCATCACTGGCGCCCCCACCTCGTGGGACACGCTGCGCGAGGCCGCCGAGGCGCTGAAGGCGATCGGCGTGAAGACGCCGTACGGGCTCCAGTTCGGCCCCGAGGCGGCCGACGACGAGGCCCTGTCCTGGCTGCTCGCGGCCGACGGCGGCTATACGGGGGAGCTCGCGGAGTACGACTTCGCGACGTCGGCCAACATCGAGGCCCTGACCTGGCTGCGGGACAAACTCGTCGCCGACGGGCTGGCCGGCGCGTCCCCCGCGGAGCTCGACAGGACCGCCGCGTACGCACAGTTCCTGCAGGGCGAGATCGGGATGCTGATCGCCCACCCCGTGCTGATGGGCGCGGCCGATCAGGCCAAAGTCCCCTACGCGCACGCTCCGTTCCCCAAGAAGGACGGCGGAGCCGCCAGGCCGGTGGGGCTGAGCGACTGGCTGATGGCGTTCGAGCGGAACGGCCACCGCAAGGAGTGCGGTGTGTTCCTCGCCTTCCTCTACAGCGGAGAGTCCGCCATGACCTACGGCGGCGGTCAGTCCGCGCTCCCCGTGACGTACTCCGCGTCCGACGCGGCGACCGGGGGTTCCTCCGAGCAAGGGCTGTCGGCGTTCATCGAGCAGTTGGCGGACGCGCAGTTCGCGCCGGTGAACATGCGGTCCTGGCCCGCCGTCAGGGGCACGATACGCACCGATGTGAGCCAGGCGGTGATGAAGGGCGGCGACCCCGAGTCCGTGCTCACGTCGCTGGACGACTCGGCCGTCAAGGCGGATATGGAGGCGGCGACCACCTGACGCCTGTCCGCGGACATGGACGTGAACGTGGACATACCTCCGCCCCCGGCGCTGTGCGGTGCTGGGGGCGGAGGTATGTCCGTTCGAACGGTGCGGGCTCAGCCCAGCTGCTCGTACGCCGGCAGCGTCAGGAAGTCCGCGTAGTCCTGGTCCAGGGAGACCTGGAGCAGGAGGTCGTGGGCCTGCTGCCACTTGCCGGCGGCGAACGCCTCGTCGCCGATCTCCGCGCGGATCGCGGCGAGTTCCTCGGCCGCGACCTTGCGGGCCAGGTCCGCCGTGGCGTGCTCGCCGTTCTCGAAGACCACGTCCGCGTTGATCCACTGCCAGATCTGCGAGCGGGAGATCTCCGCCGTGGCGGCGTCCTCCATCAGGTTGAAGATGGCGACCGCGCCCATGCCGCGCAGCCAGGCCTCGATGTAGCGGATGCCGACCGCGACGGCGTTGCGCAGGCCCTCGTAGGTGGGCTTGGCGTCCAGGGTGTCGATGGCGATCAGGTCACCGGCGGCCACCGCGACGTCCTCGCGCAGGCGGTCCTTCTGGTTCGGCTTCTCGCCGAGGACCGCGTCGAAGGAGGCCATGGCGATCGGGACCAGGTCCGGGTGGGCGACCCAGGAGCCGTCGAAGCCGTCGTGGGCCTCGCGGTCCTTGTCGGCCTTGACCTTCTCGAAGGCGACCTTGTTGACCTCGGCGTCGCGGCGGGACGGGATGAAGGCCGCCATGCCGCCGATGGCGTGCGCGCCGCGCTTGTGGCAGGTGCGGACGAGGAGTTCGGTGTACGCGCGCATGAACGGGGCGGTCATCGCCACCGCGTTGCGGTCCGGCAGGACGAACTTGGAGCCGCCGTCGCGGAAGTTCTTGACGATGGAGAAGAGGTAGTCCCAACGTCCGGCGTTCAGTCCGGAGGCGTGGTCGCGGAGCTCGTAGAGGATCTCCTCCATCTCGTACGCGGCGGTGATCGTCTCGATCAGGACGGTCGCGCGGACCGTGCCCTGCGGGATGCCGACGTAGTCCTGGGCGAAGACGAAGATGTCGTTCCAGAGGCGGGCCTCCAGGTGCGACTCCGTCTTCGGGAGGTAGAAGTACGGGCCCTTGCCGAGATCGATGAGGCGCTGGGCGTTGTGGAAGAAGTAGAGGCCGAAGTCGACCAGCGCGCCGGGCACCGGGGTGCCGTCGAGCTGGAGGTGACGCTCGTTCAGGTGCCAGCCTCGGGGGCGGGTGACGACCGTGGCGAGCTCGTCGGCGGGCTTCAGGGCGTACGACTTGCCGGACTTCGGGTCCGTGAAGTCGATGTTGCGGGTGTACGCGTCGATCAGGTTGAGCTGGCCGAGGACGACGTTCTCCCACGTGGGGGCGGACGCGTCCTCGAAGTCGGCGAGCCAGACCTTCGCGCCCGAGTTCAGGGCGT from Streptomyces sp. NBC_01591 includes:
- a CDS encoding gala protein produces the protein MLQPMPVRCPAIEHPDIPLADTALLDPLLERLAAEHPVEADEAFALGALRADGRVDLCKQGLGAAGAVRVMPAVAHSPHATHVLLGTNSLGDEGARAVADALGRGGHGLRTVYLGCNRIGADGVMALAGALSEDDTVTALWLKRNPVGDAGVRALVPMLRRNTVLRTLDLVNSGLTTDGLAALLAVLSQRPRPVERLFLGGNGLGAEAAPLLAALIRDAGVRELYLPANRLGDAGAAVLAAAADPARPIRLGLGGNGIGPAGARALADALDGIEGLDLGRPPSERSLGALSNVTGDIGADALAGALRGSPLQRLELRHTGLTGRGAKTLLAAVDADSRLEYVGLGPGLPRKVKRSFAARLRPDRGAHPDLRAVRSVYR
- a CDS encoding TetR/AcrR family transcriptional regulator — translated: MQGGSLTERRKAATRLDIARTAAALFVEHGLRTTRAEDIARAAGVAPRTFYRYFATKEEAITPLLAAGARQWVEAVRGAPADLSVPDALRHAAARALTPDPGDTAASESLEWVRSLLRMAADSPALQSVWNDACHDADVTLTRVLSARAGLPDGTDSLDIRLTAGVAGAAVRAAVETWAAGDAPATGPQGPAALAERCLTSAEGALKGT
- a CDS encoding extracellular solute-binding protein, which translates into the protein MELDLLVASYDKSVGASLSDQWDSIVSAFEKQHAGIKINLERVPFNKIDKTLAQRVEAGRAPDIAQSNVFAPYAEDGRLYNLSQLFDIATQADFIRSFTEAGTVDNATYGIPFLASTPRLFYNKELFRRARITGAPTSWDTLREAAEALKAIGVKTPYGLQFGPEAADDEALSWLLAADGGYTGELAEYDFATSANIEALTWLRDKLVADGLAGASPAELDRTAAYAQFLQGEIGMLIAHPVLMGAADQAKVPYAHAPFPKKDGGAARPVGLSDWLMAFERNGHRKECGVFLAFLYSGESAMTYGGGQSALPVTYSASDAATGGSSEQGLSAFIEQLADAQFAPVNMRSWPAVRGTIRTDVSQAVMKGGDPESVLTSLDDSAVKADMEAATT
- the aceB gene encoding malate synthase A, encoding MSAPAPSPLAIVDAEPLPRQDEVLTDAALAFVAELHRQFTPRRDELLARRGERRAEIARTSTLDFLPETAAVRADDSWKVAPAPAALNDRRVEITGPTDRKMTINALNSGAKVWLADFEDASAPTWENVVLGQLNLIDAYTRNIDFTDPKSGKSYALKPADELATVVTRPRGWHLNERHLQLDGTPVPGALVDFGLYFFHNAQRLIDLGKGPYFYLPKTESHLEARLWNDIFVFAQDYVGIPQGTVRATVLIETITAAYEMEEILYELRDHASGLNAGRWDYLFSIVKNFRDGGSKFVLPDRNAVAMTAPFMRAYTELLVRTCHKRGAHAIGGMAAFIPSRRDAEVNKVAFEKVKADKDREAHDGFDGSWVAHPDLVPIAMASFDAVLGEKPNQKDRLREDVAVAAGDLIAIDTLDAKPTYEGLRNAVAVGIRYIEAWLRGMGAVAIFNLMEDAATAEISRSQIWQWINADVVFENGEHATADLARKVAAEELAAIRAEIGDEAFAAGKWQQAHDLLLQVSLDQDYADFLTLPAYEQLG